In Pomacea canaliculata isolate SZHN2017 linkage group LG12, ASM307304v1, whole genome shotgun sequence, a single genomic region encodes these proteins:
- the LOC112576768 gene encoding uncharacterized protein LOC112576768, with the protein MPGKKKSLKKKKKTASTSQKKSHDEEKADGVENVDASTLMSATETPGNATKRKKKGKKRTPRLSRSEKALEKLEKATEKLKEDHIFYDRFINRMHRWLIDIAPKAMELFKKIDMEGEGAVTTDEFKSGMFDLHVPLTRVELHLLTRLLDADNSGEVDYTQLDRGLELARETYTIQRDTEAESEMLVLTRRKFPSCPCCKMSIVEPNQEPYPKFIALELRMVTFDGAKDYPGHFEVLVHSHILVCGLIQIIIEETQIASTKLAIFRDRTRSRESLLPPHLTLRECGFIGDSQNTPEESVLFYDYTVEFTDCPILMCDHYFGKKA; encoded by the exons ATGCCtgggaaaaagaaaagcttgAAGAAAAA aaagaaaacagcatcCACTTCACAGAAAAAATCACATGATGAAGAAAAGGCAGATGGCGTTGAGAATGTCGATGCATCCACTCTTATGTCTGCCACAGAGACACCTGGTAATGCTACCAAGCgtaagaaaaaaggaaagaagaggacTCCAAGGCTATCCAGATCTGAAAAAGCATTA gaAAAACTTGAGAAAGCTACAGAGAAACTAAAGGAAGACCATATATTCTATGATCGATTTATCAACCGGATGCACCGCTGGTTAATTGACATAGCCCCAAAGGCTAtggaactttttaaaaagatagaTATGGAGGGAGAGGGTGCAGTAACTACTGATGAATTTAAGTCAG gcaTGTTTGATCTACATGTGCCTCTCACACGTGTAGAACTTCATCTTCTGACACGTCTGTTGGATGCTGACAATTCAGGTGAAGTTGACTATACCCAGCTGGATCGAGGACTTGAGTTAGCCAG GGAGACATACACCATCCAACGAGATACAGAGGCTGAGAGTGAAATGCTAGTGTTGACTAGACGCAAATTCCCGTCTTGTCCTTGTTGTAAAATGAGCATTGTGGAGCCAAACCAAGAACCTTATCCAAA ATTTATCGCCCTTGAGTTGCGAATGGTAACTTTTGATGGGGCAAAAGACTATCCAGGACACTTTGAAGTCCTTGTTCACTCACATATCCTAGTGTGTGGCCTCATCCAGATCATTATTGAAGAAACACAAATCGCATCCACCAAACTTGCAATATTTCGTGACCGCACACGAAGCCGGGAATCACTTCTGCCACCACATCTGACCCTGCGGGAATGTGGATTCATTGGTGATTCTCAGAACACCCCTGAAGAGAGTGTACTGTTTTATGACTATACTGTGGAGTTCACAGACTGCCCAATATTGATGTGTGATCATTATTTTGGGAAGAAAGCCTGA